Below is a genomic region from Sander vitreus isolate 19-12246 chromosome 15, sanVit1, whole genome shotgun sequence.
ATAATATGGGCTTTATAAGGTGGATGCTGCTATATGATCTTCATATAATTTCATATTGTTAATAGTCTGCAGtagtatttttatatattgtgcTTTTTTAAGGGTGACCACCTTTTACTGCTCAGTGTTTCCACAGATAGCTCATTGGGAGGAAAATAAGAGTTTAGACTAACATGGGACACTATTGAGTTATTTAGTGTTAACCGTTCATGGCAGTATGATCCAGCATCTAAACAATTAGTTCACAAAAAACGAATACATAATACATGcaataataatactattttcTTGTAGGTTTggcagttttagttttttgcatGTTTGACTTAAAGGGACATTCTGGTATTTTTCCACTAGAGTCTTATTCTCATATTTGTGGCCGTCATGTAATGGATCATATTTACACAAAGTAGGCTACAGCATGAGGTTGTGTAACATTGTGAAGGCTTAGCAACAACTTTAGGAATTAAAACAGACTGTTAATTTCGACCAAAATGGACAAAATTAAACACGTTACAAATACTATTTTTGGGCTAAATTATGACCACAATGAGATCAGATTTAGTGAATAAAACTATGCCTGTGAAGGTCAGCAACTTGGTgaaataaaaaggcaaaatCCCCTAATTGTAATCAGGTCTAAGTCAAACAGCTGGAATGACACATGATCAAGTGTTAAAGTTTAAACAGTTTAAACCATTTTGTCTCTGCATTTGACTGCAACAAAACCTCTCTGAGGTTTCTTAAACTTTGGTGTCACCTTGAGATCAGCCCCTTTGTCAACAATCAATACATTTAGTCGGGCCCTCTATTTCTCTTTTGTCTCTGCAAATGAAGCTGATGGATGAAAAAGAACCCCTGTGCCTTCTCCCAGGTAATGTGCTGTGAACAACCATGTCAATATCTTCAGGGTTGATGGGATGGAGGCACAGACGTGGGTTGGGGTTTAGGAAGAGTGATGCATTTAGAGAGGGACACAGGAGCAGGGTCAACTCTCAGGACAACTTAATATTTAATTAACTAACCTCACTGGTAACACTAAACCCCACAATCCCCTCTGGTCGCGCACGGAGACACGTGAGAGGTGGGGGACAGGGGTAGGACGAAACAACACTTTGTATTTCAAATCGTCTCGTGCTTTGACTGAGTGTGAAttaagagagatggagagagaaaaaagagtgAAAGAAAAGATTTGCTGGGTGGCAAAGACGGCAAGATGACTGTGTGCAGCAGACAGCGACAGACAGATGACAGAAAGATGGAGGACGGAGAATAACGGCATTAAAGTCTTCTTCATCACACAGATTGCAGCTCAGACGCCGGGGCCGTTTCCGTCAAGGTTGAAGAAAGTGATAAGCACATCATGATGCTGAATGATGACATGATGAGCACAGGTGGGACAGGGAGCAGACACATTAAGGTGTCGGGTCAAAAACACATTGCTAAAGGTGCTCGCTAGTGATACAAAACGTTCTTCAGCTTCCATCCCATTATGATAAAACAGATGGATCAGTCCGCCGGTATTGTTGAGTCAAGTTTAAAGGTtttatacacaaaaacacacaaatgtgaagATAGAATAATTAATTTATATCATAATTATTACACTAGTAATTTAAATagtaatactaaataaaaagcCACACAAGTATGGAGGACCACAAGCGTCATGGTAATAGTTATAAAGCATTCAATTAATTGATATCTAATCGGAAAATCAAATCAGGAATTGATGataaattaatataaaacaATCCATTTTTTATAGGTTATTATAGCCCACATTACAAAATCGTTGGACAGAATGATCATATGGATTATTTATTTCTAATGACACAGTGTTTGGGATGAAAATGTATCATTTCAATTTATCCGTTTGTGTCCACtaaatgtttatcatgtttaTCTCTCCATTAGATTTTATTTCTTGTGCACGATATTCCAAGTGAAAGgttttgacctgatggtggcacAGGCGGAAAGGTCACAGGGTGACCGAAATCATTAGTATTCTGCCTCAGGGAGGGAGCGCAAAGAACCGTATGAAATTTCACGCCAATGTGGTCAGTAGATGGACCAAATGTTGGACAAATAGATTGATGTCACCAGCCTCAAGACCATTTCACATCATGCCCAAAAATGAATATATAGTCTGCATTCTTAATGGGTGCAATTTTCACACATGAACCTGAATATACACAAACCTGTGAACTCCTCACGCTTCCTTCTGTACAGTAAGTATGAGAAGAATCTCTGTAGCTGTCATGTATGTCTATATTTCTTTCCCTGCTGCCTTATTGCTATAAGTGCCTCTGAACCAGCATTTAGATCATCATGGGACACCAAAATCCTTACCAAACAACACATGATGaattttttcaattcaattcaatttgaaGAAGTCACATAAGAAGCTAATCGTGGTCCAATATGCAATTTAGAGTGTGATGTTGGAAGTTAAGGGACATTACAGTCAAGTTggaaagtgtttttaaatgtcttacaCTAGTGATGGGCGAAAATGAACAAACAACTCTTTTGGAACGactctttttgtgtgtatgtgtatgtaccgGGTCAGCCTGTCGAACGTACCTAATGCTTATGAGTCGCACTCATTCTGCCCACGCACTCGCGGTTATCGTAGGGTACTGCTCACGCTGCCTGCCACAGTGGTGCAGTCATCGTCTCGATGCAGTCAAATCACATTTCTGTAACATCGTACTGATCTTACATAGCCTACCTACATTCAAATGGGATGCTGAATCAATGTATTAAAATGTTATCTTATGTAAAGTTGTACATGATGACTGGTAATGCATTGAAGAGTGTCACTGAGAAACTGCCATATTTAAGACGGCACATTTTGCAATTACTATCAAATTTCAAAAGGTTTGATTTACATTCAACTCAAAGGAACCGATATTGTAAAAAGAATCGGTTTCTCTCATCACTGTAAAACACGTCTCAACTTAATATTTTAACCAaaatcattttttcatttcattttcatatttcacATTACAACATGGCTGGAGCAGGTTTTATTTAAAGGGGATATTATAGGAGACAAAAAATGTTTAGTATttacgtgtgcacacacacacacacacacacacacacacacacacacacacacacacacacacaataattgtGTGAATAACATCTTCATGTTTAGATCCATGCAGCACAatagcacatacagtatgaagcAGCTCACAGAGCCTTACCAGGCACTGGTCTCGCTGTGGTTGCTGTTGAGAGCCCAGTGGAAGGTAAGCGATGAGCCAGCCATGGCCACCGCTTGGCGCTCTCTTCCACTGCAGCTGTTGACTGCTGCCTATCAGCCCGCCTGTGGGCTAAGGGTGGCTTGCCTACCGAGCCGGGTGCAACAAAGCCTTAAGGTATTGTGGGGGCGGGGTAGAGGATAAGTAGAGGATAAGTGAATCCTTGTTAGAGAGAAGGGTTAGGGGGTCGGGGTGGGCAATGAATGGCAGCAGGTAGGCAGGCAGATGGGCCACCAGGAGCCTCGGCGGGTCCCTGTGGAGGTGCAGGCGGCCAAGTTCAACACAGAGCCACCCAGCCCGGCGTCAGCACTTTGGGGAGAAGCTGGGAAAGTGCTGAGGCGGCAGCCACGTGGGGAGATGAGGTGAAGTGGTGAAAATGTAACCAGCCTGATGAAAGTTTAAGTGTgcatgttaaacaggagagaggggggagagatggaggggagGTAGAGTATGAAAGGATGGCTGGAGGTGACTGACACAAATGGACAAGTTGGGGGAGACTTACTCATTGTTTCCCAACAACTGTCTGCTTCTTGAACTCAAATATGACTCTAATTTTACCTGACACCTGAGGGCGCAGCTCTTTTCTGACCCTGGCTTGACCTCAAAAGTAACATCATATACTGTACCTCTTCCCCTTTTTGCTTCTTGATAATTAGCGGCAAGGACGCTGTTTTGCTTCAGGCTACATCCCTCTGCACCACAATCCCGactcatatacagtacatgccagAGCCTTGTAGCACTTCTGTTGACTGCCATTCACACAATGCTACATAAAGCAGGCAGTTAGCTCTGTggtctgcagagagagagagagagagagagagagagagagagagagagagagagagagagagagagagagagggagagtcaAGCAGTGTGATTACATAAGGTTGGGTAACAGGCTCACTGTGGGGATACACACTCACCAGACAGTGTTGATGGAGTCTTTCACAGGCCTGATGGGGTGTTGATTAGGATGTGCTCACACACAAGGAGCAGATGCTGAAATGGATTCTAATGTGcgtttctctctttgtttctttaCACTCATCGTTTCTTTCATCCCTGCACTCCCCGCTGCCATTTCGCCTCTTTCGTTGTTCCCCTGTTGGCTGTCATCACCAAAATTACATCCCATTCTCCCGTCGCACTCCTTCCACCCTTTTTTTCTGCCCTCCGCTGATTTGCAGGTGCGGTGCGAGCCTCCAGCATCTTCCCCATCCTCAGTGTCATCCTGCTCTTCATGGGAGGCCTGTGTATAGCTGCCAGTGAGTTCTACAAGTCACGTCACAACATCATCCTCAGCGCAGGAATCTTCTTTGTGTCTGCAGGTGAGGCGAACCACCTCTTGAAAGCGCCTCTTGTGTCTTTGAATTTGACCAGTTTTATTGAACAATTCCTGGTCGGTAGTGCCTTGGTAGCCAAGTGGTGTCCCACATAACCGCAACGTTGCGGGTTCGATTCCAGCTGTTGCTGTAGTTGCTTCTTGCCCCTTTCGCTCTCCCCCAGTTTCCTGTCTACCTCTTCACTGTCAAACTatgtaataaagggaaaaaaatgacaaatacataatcttaaaaaaaatacttttttaactTCCATGACTGATTCCAGCAGTGGCTTTACAATAAAAGCCtttaatgtcaaactattccttcatAAAGTTGTCATTACTCACTTCTTTTGTGATTAACATTATATCacaacaataaattaaaaaggcCACGCACCGGTCGTCTCTTGTACTGCAGCGACAAGTCACTTCTTCTATTCTTCCTTATCttgtcctcttttcttttctcttgatCTTGTTGCTGGGCTAAAGTCATCCATTGGGACTCATCTCTAAAAATACGGTGTCCCTGACACACTTTCCCTACGATCCATCTTCCTAGATCAAACATTTCGCCATGTGTGACTTAACCAACAAGTCaaagtatatatactgtatgtggatgTATGATGGGATGTGATGATTATGTTATATACTGTCCCAAATGATCTGCATCAAGAACGGAAGCCGCCTTTTTTCTCGCTGCAAGGGGATTAGGAGTCTCAGATCAGTCATGTTGGATGGAGAGTTGGACAGGATTAGTACACTGTGTACAGTGCATGAATCAGAACATATTTGGTATGATACTGCATTAAGTTAAGCATACACTAAGAATAACTCGGCCTATGAGCTCATCCTGACTGATACtttgtgtcttgttttcttTATCCTTTTCCCCACGAACCCATTACCCATAACCCATCCCTCTCCATCCTGCACCACCCAACCCTTCAGGCCTGAGCAACATCATCGGGATCATCGTGTACATATCAGCCAACGCGGGGGACCCTTCGAAAAGCGACTCGAAGAAGAACAGCTACTCTTACGGCTGGTCCTTCTACTTTGGTGCCCTCTCCTTCATCATGGCTGAGATGGTGGGCGTTTTGGCTGTGCACATGTTCATCGACCGCCATCGACAGCTCCGAATAGGGGCGCGCGCAGCCGACTACCTCCAAGGCTCGGCCATAACACGAATCCCCAGCTATCGCTACCGATACAGACGTCGCTCGCGCTCCTCCTCCCGCTCCACAGACCCGTCCCACTCCCGTGACACCTCGCCGGTGGGCCTCAAGGGCTTCAGCGCGCTGCCATCCACGGAGATCTCCATGTACACGCTGCCCCGGGACACCCTCAAGTCCTCCGGCACGCCCACCACCACCTACAACTCTGAGAGGGACCACGGCTTCCTGCAAGTCCACAACTGCATCCAGAAGGACCTGAAAGACTCGAGCCAGACCAACACAGCCAACCGGCGCACTACGCCAGTATGAGGGATTCAACACAGGCCAGGGCAGCCCGGCGGAGACCAGGAGACAGGGGAACCCCTGTGGGCGCAGTACGTCCCAGGAGACGATGGATTTCCATGTTTATAGACATTTGTTCTTTTTGTTCAGCTGCATGACTTTTCCATTACCATTGTTGAGAGAGTTTCAACAAGTCTGCTGTGTTCCTGGATTGAATAGCAGAACAGTGAGAATGGGTCAGGGTGTCCTGAGAGAGTGAGATCTGTCATTTTTTGAGCAGGGTTTGTTTATGAGGTCTGGGGCACTGAAAGGCAGGGTGGGAGAATCTGGGCATTTATGAGATAATAGATTTCATGATTTCATAGCCCTTTGGTTTGACAGTTTTGCCCCGCAATTTTGGTTGGAGCAACAGGTCAAGCTCCCCCTCAGCAGGCCCACCACTCAGATTCACACCTCTTTTATTTATAGActcattttttttgcattaaaacTGTGAATTGTTACAGTTTGGGATTCAGTAAGAATTAGCCCAATCTGTAATCTCTATtacttttataaataaattattacGTTAATAATCAAGAGTTACAGACTTTACCGaagcaaaaaagaagaaaaaccaaGTTAACTAAACCAAGTGCTGTTGGTATGAGAAAAGACTCTTTTAGTATCTGTTCGTTTGAAGGTTGAGAACAAGAGAAGGTGCTTTAGGTGGCAGCAGTACACGGCGGCTGACGCCACCAAAGGCAGATGCAGACAGTCAACAGTAGAATAATATCTATTCTTTTAACAGAACCTTCTCGTCTTTTTCTCAGTCCCTGTTCGCTTTCTTTTCTGGGGGGTCGTAACGGGAGAGTTGAACCCCTTAACAGAAAGAGCCAACAAAGGGGGTCAAAGTTCACAAAGACTCCAAACACGActtctacaaaataaaaaggaaggagcagaggggaaggaaaagaagaggacgccaaacacaaaaataaaaacaagttaaatATGAAATAGTACAAGAGAAGCTAAGTGACTCACAATTTCAGAAATTAAATGCATGCTATAAAATTACAGCAAATCTGCTCTTGAGAAACTTAAGTTTTAAAGGTTAAGAATtataagggggaaaaaaagcaaagacgCTAAAGTTTAACGTATTAATGTTTTCATGTGtatttttcttatgttttcttttttatttatttagtataTTTTATCTTATTGCTTTTGTGAGACAAACCAAACAATCTACATTGAACAAaactgcttttttaaatggtttggttgatttctttataaatatataaatatatgtatgtatgtattttatttttaaaaactcaCACAGCCTTAgtcatttctttgtttcttttgatttttaatgtgttgttcaaattgaaaatgaaatcttTAAAAAGGTGCCAAAACCGAATTATCCTATACTTGGATGCATCAAGTCCTGATGAATAAAATACGAACCCTAGGGGGAACAAATCACCAtgtttcctgcgtgtctctaacACTTTACCTTATAACACCTTGTTATCAGTATTAacacttgtctgtctgtcacatcATCATATCTGCAATGTTGTTTCCATTTCACagacagctaaaaaaaaactaaattgggCTTGAAAGTATACTATTTGTCTTTATGGTAAGCTGTAGAATAGAGTGCCCTTAAAATGAAGCAATGTCCATCACAGGTTATGAACACGTTTTAGTCTcagattgtttcatttgaagGATTTTAAGAGGCCCGAAAAAGATGAGCGAACCCAGTGTCTCATCAGAAGAAATAAACTGAATTTTGACAAATTAATCTGAACTCAATGTTCACTTACTTGCTTTTTAAGagctttcatcttttttttgttttgtccttcAACTGTATTGTCTTTCAACTGTTTTGTGATCAAAATTTCACACCTACTGTAGATCACGTGATGACaactcctccacacacacaactaactccatttgctgatgaagaccatgaGATGCGGCTAATAGCTCTGGAAAAATCAAGTAAGTTGATGT
It encodes:
- the cacng2a gene encoding calcium channel, voltage-dependent, gamma subunit 2a, whose protein sequence is MECGNMGLFDRGVQMLLTTVGAFAAFSLMTIAVGTDYWLYSRGVCRSKSMNENETSKKNEEVMTHSGLWRTCCLEGNFKGMCKQIDHFPEETDYEADPSEYFLRAVRASSIFPILSVILLFMGGLCIAASEFYKSRHNIILSAGIFFVSAGLSNIIGIIVYISANAGDPSKSDSKKNSYSYGWSFYFGALSFIMAEMVGVLAVHMFIDRHRQLRIGARAADYLQGSAITRIPSYRYRYRRRSRSSSRSTDPSHSRDTSPVGLKGFSALPSTEISMYTLPRDTLKSSGTPTTTYNSERDHGFLQVHNCIQKDLKDSSQTNTANRRTTPV